In 'Nostoc azollae' 0708, the following are encoded in one genomic region:
- a CDS encoding 16S rRNA (uracil(1498)-N(3))-methyltransferase — protein sequence MSQLQRITINPSQLQESQLLLTPQQQHYLLRVLRSRDGDKFIAMDGISKWWLAQLIGEQGQILEPLEVTTELPVSITLMVALPKGNGCDDIVRCSTELGVTCILPILSDRTLLKPSPQKLERWRRIALEAAEQSERAFVPTILEPVAFRTAINECASIHRYICEARGNYPHLTTVSNKFSSEIIIAIGPEGGWTDQELEIALESGFQPISLGRRILRAVTAPIVALSLIAAACEV from the coding sequence ATGTCTCAACTACAACGTATCACTATTAATCCGTCCCAACTCCAAGAAAGCCAACTTTTATTAACACCCCAACAACAACATTATTTATTGCGGGTTTTGCGATCGCGAGATGGAGATAAATTTATTGCTATGGATGGAATCAGTAAGTGGTGGTTGGCACAATTAATAGGGGAACAAGGACAGATTTTAGAACCGCTGGAAGTCACAACAGAGTTACCTGTATCCATAACTTTGATGGTGGCTTTACCAAAGGGAAATGGATGTGATGATATTGTCCGGTGTTCTACGGAGTTAGGCGTAACTTGTATTCTTCCTATTTTGAGTGATCGCACTTTATTAAAACCTAGTCCACAAAAACTAGAACGTTGGCGGCGGATAGCTTTAGAAGCTGCTGAACAATCAGAACGGGCGTTTGTCCCAACGATATTAGAACCGGTAGCCTTTAGGACAGCTATTAATGAATGCGCATCTATTCACCGTTATATTTGTGAAGCGCGTGGTAACTATCCACATTTGACAACAGTGTCTAATAAATTCTCTAGTGAAATTATAATTGCGATCGGGCCAGAAGGAGGATGGACAGATCAAGAACTGGAAATAGCACTAGAATCAGGATTTCAACCTATTTCGCTTGGTCGTCGGATTTTGCGAGCAGTCACAGCCCCTATAGTAGCATTATCCTTGATTGCGGCTGCCTGTGAAGTATAA
- a CDS encoding aminopeptidase P family protein — MHTSSIFLETLHHRRQRLAELIDFPAILWSGGSSSRNFPANVFPFRPSSHFLYFGGIPLQNAAIRLESGKLQLFIDDPNPSSTLWHGETPTREEIAANIGADDARPIAELEDYLENAATIPVQDAATSTEQSLLLHRWLLPQQPPQGIDLELAKAIVSLRLTHDAAALVELRKAVAVSVEAHKAGMVVTSTAKLEAEVRAAMEAVIIGYNMTTAYASIVTVHGEFLHNNHYYHSLEPGDLLLADVGAETETGWAADITRTWPVSGKFSSTQRDIYDIVLAAHDACFEKIAPGVEYGEIHLIAATVITEGLVDLGILQGKPEDLVKMDLHALFFPHGIGHLLGLDVHDMEDLGDLAGYEEGRKRSDRFGLSYLRLNRPLRAGMLVTIEPGFYQVPGILNDPKIRDQYEYLINWERLEQFADVRGIRIEDDVLVTESGSEVLTAALPNQANNIEDLLKLPK, encoded by the coding sequence ATGCACACCTCCAGCATCTTTCTAGAAACCCTCCACCATCGTCGTCAAAGACTGGCAGAACTGATAGATTTTCCAGCAATTCTCTGGTCTGGTGGTAGCAGTTCCCGCAACTTTCCAGCTAATGTCTTCCCCTTTCGCCCTAGTAGTCATTTCCTCTATTTTGGAGGAATTCCTCTCCAAAATGCTGCCATTCGCCTAGAAAGTGGGAAGCTACAACTATTTATAGATGACCCTAACCCCAGTAGCACCCTGTGGCACGGAGAAACACCAACCCGAGAGGAAATAGCCGCAAATATAGGTGCAGATGATGCTAGACCGATCGCAGAATTAGAAGATTATTTGGAGAATGCTGCCACTATTCCTGTTCAAGATGCGGCAACTTCGACAGAGCAATCACTATTATTACATAGATGGCTTTTACCCCAACAACCACCCCAAGGAATTGATTTAGAATTAGCTAAAGCTATTGTTTCCTTGCGTCTCACCCACGATGCAGCGGCATTAGTAGAATTGCGTAAAGCTGTGGCGGTGAGTGTGGAAGCACACAAAGCGGGAATGGTTGTTACATCTACAGCAAAACTAGAAGCAGAAGTTCGGGCGGCAATGGAAGCAGTGATTATAGGTTATAATATGACAACTGCTTACGCCAGCATTGTGACAGTGCATGGTGAATTCTTACACAATAACCACTATTATCACTCGTTAGAACCCGGAGATTTACTTTTAGCCGATGTGGGTGCAGAAACTGAAACAGGTTGGGCTGCTGATATTACCCGGACGTGGCCTGTATCTGGTAAGTTTTCATCTACCCAAAGAGATATTTATGATATTGTATTAGCTGCCCATGATGCTTGTTTTGAAAAAATAGCTCCTGGTGTGGAATATGGGGAAATTCATCTTATAGCTGCAACTGTGATTACGGAAGGTTTGGTGGATTTGGGAATTTTACAAGGTAAGCCAGAAGATTTGGTAAAAATGGATCTTCATGCATTATTTTTCCCCCACGGAATTGGGCACTTATTAGGTTTAGATGTCCATGATATGGAGGATTTGGGGGATTTAGCTGGGTATGAAGAGGGAAGAAAAAGAAGTGATCGATTTGGGTTAAGTTACCTGCGTTTGAATCGTCCTCTGCGTGCAGGAATGTTAGTAACTATTGAACCTGGATTTTATCAAGTTCCCGGAATTTTAAATGATCCAAAAATTCGTGATCAATATGAATATTTAATCAATTGGGAACGCTTAGAACAATTTGCAGATGTGCGTGGAATTCGCATTGAAGATGATGTTCTAGTTACAGAATCAGGTAGCGAAGTCTTAACAGCCGCATTACCAAATCAAGCTAATAATATAGAAGATTTGTTAAAACTTCCAAAATAA